Genomic DNA from Pseudomonadota bacterium:
AAGGCGTCAATGAAAACGGCATCGGCACGGTGATCAACGCGCTGCTCACACCGGATGACGGAAAATACCCGTATGAAAAACCTTACCGCATGCGGGTGCGCGACATCATGAATGCCCGCAACATGCAGGAAGCCATCTTGGCGGTGTGCGGAACCAACCGCTCTGTGTCGATGAATTTTCTTCTGGCCCATGAAGACGGCATTGCGATTGATATCGAAACCGGTCCCGACCGCGAAGCATTCATCTATCCGGAAGACGGGCTGTTGACCCATTCGAATCATTTCTGTGAACTCGATATCGAATCAGAGGTGGTCAAACTGTGGCCGAACACGATGTACCGGAACGTCAGGCTGGAGCGCCTGTTGCGCCAGAGCCAGGAACTCGATGCGACGACGATCAAGTCGGCGATGGCGGATCATTTCTCCCATCCGCATTCGATCTGCGCGCATTATGATGATAACGAAGCCGAGACGCTGCGCTTGCAGAGCAATCATTCTATTATGATTTCGCTCAATCAACGCACGCTCTACATCACCGACGGCAGCCCCTGCGAATCAGACTATGAAACCTATCCGCTTGCGGCCTGATGCCAATTTGGCGATCCGCGCGAGCGAGCCGCCAGAATTGAGTTATGAATGCGAATGGGCCCGGCGGATATTTCCTATCCGGCGGGCTTATTTGTTACTGCGGGGATATAAGTTTTAAGGTGAGAGGGTTGGGCAGCCGCGCGAACTTGTTGGTGGAGGAAAATTAATGTGTGCATTTTGCGCGATGCTATCGGGCGGCGGCGCACATTGGACTGAAGCCGGCACGAACGCGGGTAGTTCGAGCGAAGTCGAAAGCGGACGGGAACGCTACCTCAAGCGGCTGTATCGGGTCGGCCTGATGAACCGGATCCTCGATTATTACGGCTGTACTACCGAAGATTGGGCGAACAATAATTACATTGTCCGCAGCCGGAGCGGACATACCGTCATCGTCGACCACTTGCCACAAGTTTGGATGACGGTGGATGGGCTTGCCGGCAAGCCGACGGATCCGCTCGATGGCGGATTGCTCGCGGCGTTGCGCCAGCGTGATCCCGCCCCCCGCGGTTGACCGCCATGGGCGCCTACAACCAACTTATCCCGGTCTTTGTGCTGACCGGGTTCCTCGGCAGCGGCAAGACGACCCTGTTGAACCGCATGTTGCGCCATCCTTCACTCAAAGACGCCGCAGTCTTGATCAATGAATTCGGCGAAGTTGGCCTCGATCACCTCCTGGTCGAGCGGATCGATGACAATACGGTTCTGCTCGAGGGCGGCTGCCTGTGCTGCACCATTCGCGACGACCTCAAGGAAACGATTCTAAGCCTCGATGATCGGCGCTCCCGCGGTGAGATTCCGCTATATGAGCGAATGGTTATTGAGACCACCGGGCTGGCCGATCCGTCGCCAATCCTGTTCACCTTGATGGCGGATCAGACCTTGCGCCATCACTACAGGCTGGCCACAGTCATCACCACTGTGGACGCCGTCAATGGATGGGGACATCTCGATCGTCAAGAGGAGGCAGTCAAGCAGGCAACTGTCGCAGACCGCATTGTTATCACCAAGACCGATATCGCTGCGCCCGAGCAGATCACGCGTCTCCGGCAACGGCTGCACCGGCTCAATCCGTCAGCCGAATTCCTGACCGCCGATCATGGCGAAATCGATATTGAACATCTGCTTCAAGCCGATCTCTACGACCCCGCTACCAAGGGTAAAGAAGTGCTGCGCTGGGTTGAGATTGAAGCCGCAAAAGACGCGACCGGCCGCGCTCTCGATCATCGTCATGAACATGGTCATGACCCAAATCGTCACGACGCGAATATTCATTCGTTCTCTTTAGTTTATGACGAGCCGATCGATTGGACGGCGTTTGGTATTTGGCTGACCATGTTGCTGCACACCCACGGCGAAAACGTGCTGCGTGTGAAAGGCATGCTAAATGTTAAGGGGGTGGAGACGCCGGTTGTCATCAATGGCGTGCAACATGTTGTGCATCCGCCGATGCATCTCGATGCCTGGCCCGATGCGGACCGCCGCTCGCGCATCATCTTCATCGTGCGCGATATCGAGAAACGACGCATCGAGGAATCGCTCGAAACATTCAACGCAATCGGAAGCGGCAATCAGAACTAGTCCGATCGCTCGCTTCCAGATCGCCCACCGCTCTTTGCCAAGCGGCCTAATATTTTATTTTCCCGGGAACGGGTTGCGCTTTTTAAAGTCTTCCGCCATCTCGCCCATCGTCACAAACCGCACACCGCTGTGCGACAGCATATGATCGAACAGGCGCTCGAGCATGAGGAGAACTTGCGGTTTGCCGGCGCAATCGGGATGGATGACGCAGGTGAACGCCGCGTAATCATGATGGCGGTATACCCAATCGAATTGATCCCGCCAAATATCTTCGACATCACGCGGATTGACCCAGCCATGGCTATTCGGAAAGGTCTTGACGAACATCATCGGCGGCGCGTCGTCGAGGTACCAACTAGCCGGCAGTTCGATCAAATCGACCAACTCGCCGGCCTTCCAGGGCTTCATCCATTCTTTTGCTTCCTTCGCATAGTCGATCTTGGTCCAAGAGTCGCCTTTGCGCAGATAATGCGGAAAATAATCGTCTTCCATCATGCTGCGGTCGTACAGAAAATCGCGCTCGAGCAGCAGATCGATTGTGTTCGAGCTTAATTCCCACCACGGCGCGACATAGCCCACCGGGCGCTTGCCGCAGAGATCGGTGACCAGCTCTATGCATTTGTCGAGGACATCGGCTTCCTGCTGACGCGACATCGCCAGCGGATTTTCATGGGTGTAACCGTGGACGCCAAGTTCGTGGCCATATTTGACGATTAACTCGGATTCTTTCGGAAAACTCTCGATCGAATGGCCGGTGATGTCCCAGGTGGTTCGAATTCCGTAGCGTTCCATCATTTCAAGAATGCGCGGCACCCCGCGCTTGGCGGCAAAGACGCCGCGCGAAATGTCGCACGGCGAGTCAGCCCCGCCGAATGACCCGATCCAAAGCGAAACGGCATCGAAATGGGGATTGAAACACACTTGAATATCTTTTTTCGTCTCAGCCATGATTTCCTCCAATTCTTACGGTCTTGTTGTCGTTTGCGGTCCATTGGCCGGACCATAGCGTTAAAGTCGGGTCAGCGGATCATGCGTTCCCTGAGCGCTACGATGGCACCAAGCAGAACGACGCCATAGATAATGTTACGAACCGCCTCCGGCAGCAACGTACCAGAGAGCAGAGTGCCGAGAGCGGTGAACAGTAGGGCGCCGCCGAGAATGCCGATATAATGTCCGCGCCCGCCCGTGATCAACGTGCCGCCGAGCACCACGACAGCGATCGACTGTAGAAGGAACGGATCACCCATCCAAAAAAACGCCTGTCCGCTAAATCCGGAATACAGAACGCCGACGAGGGCAGAGCAGAAACCGCTCAACATATAGGCTCCGACGACCGATTTACCGGTCCACACACCGGAGAGTTTTGCCACCGTGATGCTGTTGCCCACGGCGTAAAGACGCCGGCCGAATACGGTCCGGTTGAGGAAAAGCGTGGCGACGATGGTAAACACCAGGAGA
This window encodes:
- a CDS encoding C45 family autoproteolytic acyltransferase/hydrolase; this translates as MTKTVLDLYGDPIDRGRVHGEKLSAQIGQNIDRYLKRFELLGFGRDAVLSEAAKWAEALRPKDTVFWEEIDGVVQGSERSLNEITLLNVRYELLVNMMKSNAQHQATAMDACTSFAVLPERSKTGETMIGQNWDWVKDIHTMVSRVTREDGPDFIHIGETGTIGGLQGVNENGIGTVINALLTPDDGKYPYEKPYRMRVRDIMNARNMQEAILAVCGTNRSVSMNFLLAHEDGIAIDIETGPDREAFIYPEDGLLTHSNHFCELDIESEVVKLWPNTMYRNVRLERLLRQSQELDATTIKSAMADHFSHPHSICAHYDDNEAETLRLQSNHSIMISLNQRTLYITDGSPCESDYETYPLAA
- a CDS encoding GTP-binding protein, with the translated sequence MGAYNQLIPVFVLTGFLGSGKTTLLNRMLRHPSLKDAAVLINEFGEVGLDHLLVERIDDNTVLLEGGCLCCTIRDDLKETILSLDDRRSRGEIPLYERMVIETTGLADPSPILFTLMADQTLRHHYRLATVITTVDAVNGWGHLDRQEEAVKQATVADRIVITKTDIAAPEQITRLRQRLHRLNPSAEFLTADHGEIDIEHLLQADLYDPATKGKEVLRWVEIEAAKDATGRALDHRHEHGHDPNRHDANIHSFSLVYDEPIDWTAFGIWLTMLLHTHGENVLRVKGMLNVKGVETPVVINGVQHVVHPPMHLDAWPDADRRSRIIFIVRDIEKRRIEESLETFNAIGSGNQN
- a CDS encoding polysaccharide deacetylase; the protein is MAETKKDIQVCFNPHFDAVSLWIGSFGGADSPCDISRGVFAAKRGVPRILEMMERYGIRTTWDITGHSIESFPKESELIVKYGHELGVHGYTHENPLAMSRQQEADVLDKCIELVTDLCGKRPVGYVAPWWELSSNTIDLLLERDFLYDRSMMEDDYFPHYLRKGDSWTKIDYAKEAKEWMKPWKAGELVDLIELPASWYLDDAPPMMFVKTFPNSHGWVNPRDVEDIWRDQFDWVYRHHDYAAFTCVIHPDCAGKPQVLLMLERLFDHMLSHSGVRFVTMGEMAEDFKKRNPFPGK